Genomic segment of Thermodesulfovibrio thiophilus DSM 17215:
TTCACAGAACAGACTGTCGAGGATCTGTATCTGTTATCAATTTTTCACATAACATATAATATTCTACCCCGCCTAATGCAACATTGACATAGATAAAGATTTTATGATAAGTTTTTTACATGCTGTCCTTTTTTAAAAGATGGAAGAGAAATAATAATTTAAAAAAATTTGATAAACCTTCAAAAGATTTTGATGAACTCTGTGAAAAACTTTTGAAACGAGCAGAAGAGCTTGAAAAATTTGCAAATCAACGAATAAAAGAGTTAGAATTAAAACTGGATTATACAGAACAGCAATTAACTGTTTTCGAGAAACTGATAGATTCACTTGATCCCAAAAAAAGAGTTAATTAATGCGGGTGTAGCTCAGCTGGTAGAGCACAACCTTGCCAAGGTTGGGGTCGCGGGTTCAAATCCCGTCGCCCGCTTTTTTATTGGCGACGTACCCAAGTGGCTAAGGGAGCGGTCTGCAAAACCGCCATTCGCCGGTTCAAATCCGGCCGTCGCCTTCAAGCAAATATGATAAAGTGAGAGCCTTAGGTGTTCATACCTCAATAAAAAATAGTATTCTAAATGCATTTGAAGAAATTAATAACCTTCAATGCAATACCTTTCAAATTTTTCTTCACAGCCCCAGAGTATGGCAGATTCCAGAGTTTGACAGCGAAACTATTGATAATTTTCGACGCTTAAGACAAACAAACGCACTCAATCCCTGTATTGTTCATGCTTCATATTTAATCAATCTTATTTCTTCAAATCCCAAAACAATAAATTCTTCCAGATTTCTTCTTAAAAGAGAGGTATTAATGGCTGATGCACTCGGTGCTGATTACTACGTTATTCACCTTAAAGACAATGCCTCAATGCAAAAAGAAGAAATATTCGATAAAGTAAGAATAGCATTCAAAAAAATAGAAAAACTTGAAACATGTAGAATTTTGATAGAAAATACAGCGAAGAGCAAAATAACCGCCAGTATTCCTGATTTAGTAGAAACATTTAACAATGTTAGCACAGAAATTGTTGATGGTATCTGTATTGATACATGTCATTTATTTGCTGCAGGATATGATATTTCTAAAAAAGAAGGTATCTTAGCATTTAAAAGAGAATTTGAAAATTTAGCGGATTTCGATTTAATAAAACTCATTCATCTTAATGATTCAAAAACTCCTGCAGGTTCAGGTATAGACAGACATGAACATATTGGCAAGGGATATATTGGCATTAAAGGATTTGAAAATTTTTTAAAAATCAAACAAATGTCTTATATTCCTCTAATACTTGAAACTCCCAAAAAATCACCGCAGGATGATATAAAAAATCTTAATGTTGTGAGAGAAATCCTCAGGAAGTTAGAATCCTGAAAATTTCCTCATATCTTTCCTGGGTTTTCTGTACAATATCAGGAGGTAACTCAGGTGCAGGTGGTTTTTTATCCCATTTTATCGAGATAAGATAGTCTCGGATAATCTGTTTATCAAAACTGTCCTGAGACTGTCCTGGTTTATAATCCTTTATTGACCAAAAACGTGAAGAATCTGGAGTTAATAGTTCATCAATCAAAATAAGATTCCCATCATAAATTCCAAACTCCATTTTTGTATCAGCAATTATAATGCCTTTTTTTTCTGCGATATCAGAAGCTCTTTTATATATTGCAAGTGATAAATCTCTAACTTTTTCAGCAGTCTCTTTCCCGAGAATTTTAACGGTTTTGTCAAAACTTATATTTATATCATGTCCTTCCATAGCCTTTGTACTCGGTGTATAAATTGGCAGAGGTAGCTTTTCTGATTCAGTAAGTCCATCTGGAAGCTTTATTCCGCAAACCATTCCTGTTTTCTGATACTCATTCCATCCAGACCCGCTAAGATATCCACGAACAATGCATTCAACAGCAAGGGGCTTTGCTTTTCTGACAAGCATGCTTCTTCCTTCAAGAACTTCACCGTATACCTGTAAAGGCTCAGGAAATTCGCGGACATTTGAGGAAACAATATGATTTTCAACGATGTCTTTTACCTTATTAAACCAGAAAAGAGATATCTGCGTTAAAATCTTTCCTTTCCCTGGAATTCCGTTTGGCAAAACAACATCAAAAGCAGATACCCTGTCTGTTGCTACAATCAATAAATAATCTTCAACCTCATAGATATCTCTAACCTTACCTCTTCTTATAAACTTTACTCCCTGAAGATTTGTTTCGAGAATTACTTTTTGCATTCTTCACTCCTTTGGGATTATTAAAAGTTTTATTCCATGACCTATTTTTAAAG
This window contains:
- a CDS encoding deoxyribonuclease IV translates to MRALGVHTSIKNSILNAFEEINNLQCNTFQIFLHSPRVWQIPEFDSETIDNFRRLRQTNALNPCIVHASYLINLISSNPKTINSSRFLLKREVLMADALGADYYVIHLKDNASMQKEEIFDKVRIAFKKIEKLETCRILIENTAKSKITASIPDLVETFNNVSTEIVDGICIDTCHLFAAGYDISKKEGILAFKREFENLADFDLIKLIHLNDSKTPAGSGIDRHEHIGKGYIGIKGFENFLKIKQMSYIPLILETPKKSPQDDIKNLNVVREILRKLES
- a CDS encoding phosphoribosylaminoimidazolesuccinocarboxamide synthase → MQKVILETNLQGVKFIRRGKVRDIYEVEDYLLIVATDRVSAFDVVLPNGIPGKGKILTQISLFWFNKVKDIVENHIVSSNVREFPEPLQVYGEVLEGRSMLVRKAKPLAVECIVRGYLSGSGWNEYQKTGMVCGIKLPDGLTESEKLPLPIYTPSTKAMEGHDINISFDKTVKILGKETAEKVRDLSLAIYKRASDIAEKKGIIIADTKMEFGIYDGNLILIDELLTPDSSRFWSIKDYKPGQSQDSFDKQIIRDYLISIKWDKKPPAPELPPDIVQKTQERYEEIFRILTS